A genomic window from Ferrimicrobium sp. includes:
- a CDS encoding GNAT family N-acetyltransferase yields MSETRHISLKVTPDVEGLGLIGYGDLMSNNPQLPDGARVAASLTDPPRRARLSDVDEVIRLASLMYEEMGMDTSKTEWRQAAAEHVRRRLGDELMVFVVENPTHPGHLVATGAGSIAARLPGPNNPSARVGYIQWISTDVAWRRRGLARAITVALINWFGDQQVRAVELHATQEAEPLYRALGFDQGTNPGLRVRLDRPTRLRVSEN; encoded by the coding sequence TTGTCAGAAACCCGTCACATATCGCTGAAGGTCACGCCAGATGTCGAGGGTCTTGGATTGATCGGTTATGGTGATCTGATGAGCAACAACCCCCAGCTACCCGATGGCGCCAGGGTTGCGGCGAGCCTCACGGATCCACCTCGCCGGGCAAGGCTCAGCGACGTCGACGAGGTGATCCGCTTGGCTTCGCTGATGTACGAGGAGATGGGGATGGACACTTCGAAAACGGAGTGGCGACAGGCCGCAGCCGAACATGTGCGCCGTCGGCTCGGCGACGAGCTTATGGTCTTCGTCGTCGAGAACCCGACGCACCCCGGCCACCTGGTCGCCACCGGCGCGGGATCCATTGCCGCAAGACTCCCGGGGCCGAACAATCCATCCGCCCGGGTTGGCTACATCCAGTGGATCTCCACCGACGTCGCCTGGCGTCGGCGCGGCCTGGCTCGCGCCATCACCGTCGCGTTGATCAACTGGTTCGGCGACCAGCAGGTCCGCGCTGTGGAGTTGCACGCTACCCAGGAAGCAGAGCCACTGTACCGAGCGCTCGGCTTCGATCAGGGCACGAACCCCGGCCTGCGCGTACGCCTCGACCGACCAACCAGATTGCGGGTCTCGGAAAACTGA
- a CDS encoding DJ-1/PfpI family protein, with protein MDLELNDPVSSEAPGSQSEGIMMNLADRHYHVGMVLFDGFELLDVTGPLEILGRLPRNFTISLIGESRQPVRSHQGVSIVPDVDRIEAATVDLLMVPGGQGTRTLVHNLGFLAWLSDYGHKAKIIASICTGSALLGAAGLLDGYRATSNKRAFDWVQSVAPQVQWEPKARWVAHLDRWSSSGVAAGMDMTLALVAQLVDEPTARELAAGIEYEWHEKADWDPFAASTPAMAQSEPLGIITVFRSRLRKDHANYESLADELEHLAREQPGFRSFKTFVAQDGERCSIAVFRDEQTQRAWKTYPLHAEAQRRAIEEFYTEFLVQVGQISHEVRAPD; from the coding sequence ATGGACTTAGAGTTGAATGATCCAGTATCGAGTGAGGCCCCTGGATCCCAAAGCGAGGGAATCATGATGAATTTAGCTGATCGCCACTACCACGTCGGCATGGTGCTCTTTGACGGGTTTGAGCTCCTCGATGTCACGGGTCCATTAGAAATCCTCGGGCGCTTGCCTAGGAACTTCACCATTTCGCTCATCGGGGAGTCCCGCCAGCCTGTGAGGAGTCACCAAGGAGTCTCGATCGTCCCAGATGTGGATCGCATTGAGGCTGCGACGGTGGATCTGTTGATGGTGCCAGGTGGCCAAGGGACGAGAACCCTCGTTCACAACCTCGGGTTCCTCGCGTGGCTGAGTGACTATGGACACAAGGCCAAAATCATCGCCTCAATCTGCACAGGGTCCGCACTCCTCGGTGCGGCTGGGCTCCTCGACGGGTATCGAGCAACCTCGAACAAGCGTGCCTTTGATTGGGTACAAAGTGTCGCTCCCCAAGTTCAGTGGGAGCCCAAAGCCAGATGGGTTGCCCATCTCGACCGGTGGAGCTCATCTGGAGTGGCGGCCGGGATGGACATGACTCTCGCGTTAGTTGCACAACTTGTGGACGAACCAACTGCACGCGAGCTGGCGGCTGGGATAGAGTATGAGTGGCACGAAAAAGCCGACTGGGATCCCTTCGCCGCCAGCACTCCTGCAATGGCACAGAGCGAGCCCCTCGGAATCATCACCGTCTTTCGATCGCGCTTGCGAAAGGACCACGCTAATTACGAGTCACTAGCCGACGAGCTAGAGCACCTTGCCAGAGAGCAACCAGGCTTCCGGTCCTTCAAGACCTTCGTCGCCCAAGATGGCGAGCGTTGTTCGATCGCTGTCTTTCGTGACGAGCAGACTCAGCGTGCGTGGAAGACCTACCCCTTGCATGCCGAGGCCCAGCGACGAGCCATAGAGGAGTTCTACACCGAGTTCTTGGTTCAAGTTGGGCAGATCTCGCATGAGGTCCGAGCCCCAGACTGA
- a CDS encoding cytosine permease, whose protein sequence is MDTEPRQQQQLVQPVRGIEVHSIDWIPERERHGKLWHQAPLWFLGNFQYFTIPIGFIGPAMGLSLWWTALAGLLGIVVGTFFMAFHGSQGPKLGLPQMIQSRAQFGYRGVVIVLFVALFTYMAFNVTDQVLLAQGISGAYGWNPTAIALVTVIAAALLAIFGHDWVHRIFRILLVISFPLITIITIAIITGHAGGFAPKAHYGFTFTAFMAEFSAAAAYNITYAPYVSDYSRYLPSKTKSRSVIFSVFFGASSSAVWLIALGAWLAIHLNANDGLLGLKTAGNNVFGGLGSVAALASALALLATMGMNAYGASLTLLTGIDCFKKVTPTRAARVISIIGLAIVWYLIGDVITTSAVNTVFTALTLMLYLLVPWTATNLIDFFYVRRGHYAITDLFSLDGIYHRWNWRGITAYAIGFAAEIPFMVLPQLGSLSYIGPVAKLLHDTDISWLVGLVVTSIAYLLITRGFDPKTEEQAIAKSEATLKADFG, encoded by the coding sequence GTGGACACAGAACCACGTCAGCAGCAGCAGTTGGTACAGCCAGTGCGAGGTATCGAGGTACACTCGATTGACTGGATCCCAGAGCGCGAGCGGCATGGAAAGTTGTGGCACCAGGCACCCTTATGGTTTCTCGGCAACTTCCAGTACTTCACAATTCCTATCGGGTTTATTGGCCCAGCAATGGGCCTCTCGCTGTGGTGGACTGCACTCGCTGGTCTCCTAGGCATCGTTGTCGGTACATTCTTCATGGCATTCCATGGATCCCAAGGTCCAAAGCTCGGCCTGCCACAGATGATCCAGTCGCGAGCGCAATTTGGCTATCGCGGTGTCGTGATCGTCTTGTTCGTCGCGCTCTTTACCTACATGGCTTTTAACGTCACTGATCAGGTCCTTCTTGCTCAGGGTATCTCTGGTGCGTATGGATGGAATCCGACGGCTATCGCACTGGTGACGGTGATTGCCGCTGCGCTGCTCGCAATCTTTGGTCATGATTGGGTTCACCGGATCTTTCGAATCCTGCTCGTCATCTCCTTCCCCTTGATAACCATTATCACCATTGCGATCATCACCGGCCACGCTGGTGGCTTTGCACCCAAGGCTCACTATGGTTTCACCTTTACCGCTTTCATGGCAGAGTTCTCTGCGGCCGCTGCCTACAACATCACTTACGCACCCTACGTCTCTGATTACTCTCGCTACCTGCCCAGTAAGACCAAGAGTCGTTCCGTCATCTTCTCAGTGTTCTTTGGAGCGTCGTCGTCGGCTGTATGGCTAATCGCCCTTGGTGCATGGCTCGCCATCCATCTCAATGCGAATGACGGTCTCTTGGGCCTCAAGACGGCAGGGAACAATGTCTTTGGAGGTCTTGGCTCTGTCGCGGCACTTGCTTCGGCACTTGCGCTGCTCGCGACCATGGGAATGAATGCCTATGGAGCCTCACTGACACTGCTGACCGGAATCGACTGTTTCAAAAAAGTCACCCCAACTCGCGCCGCTCGGGTGATCTCCATCATTGGCCTTGCTATTGTTTGGTACCTGATCGGTGACGTGATCACCACGAGCGCTGTGAATACCGTCTTCACAGCCCTGACGCTCATGCTGTATCTGTTGGTGCCTTGGACCGCGACAAACTTGATTGACTTCTTCTACGTACGTCGTGGACACTATGCAATCACCGATCTGTTCTCACTTGATGGCATCTATCATCGCTGGAACTGGCGGGGCATTACCGCCTATGCGATCGGTTTTGCCGCCGAGATTCCGTTCATGGTGTTGCCGCAGCTCGGCTCGCTGAGTTACATCGGACCGGTAGCGAAGCTGCTCCACGACACTGACATCTCATGGCTGGTGGGTCTCGTCGTCACATCGATCGCCTATCTCCTTATTACTCGGGGCTTTGATCCCAAGACCGAGGAGCAAGCTATTGCAAAGAGCGAGGCGACCCTTAAAGCTGACTTCGGCTAA
- a CDS encoding XRE family transcriptional regulator, producing the protein MSKKYPLGPRLLKAREASGLSLSDVAGKTDLSKGFLSRVERGIVSPSVDSLIAICEVVGLSMEDLFAPPVYQITRASERQRAVLPGEMIFDTLLTSSTEKHVTVIETVAGPRGNGGDALYSMPTECEVCYIASGSIEFLLDGEVLSLGSGDALTFNGTTPHTWRNVSETEDVRLLWILAPALPNPWITGAIAGPRDQ; encoded by the coding sequence ATGTCAAAAAAGTACCCGCTGGGCCCACGGCTCTTGAAGGCTCGTGAAGCTTCTGGTCTCTCACTCTCTGATGTTGCAGGAAAAACAGATCTATCCAAGGGCTTCCTCTCTCGTGTAGAGCGTGGGATCGTGAGCCCTTCGGTGGACTCATTGATTGCGATCTGTGAAGTTGTCGGTCTCTCTATGGAAGACCTTTTTGCTCCACCTGTGTACCAGATAACCCGCGCATCTGAGCGTCAACGCGCTGTTCTGCCGGGAGAAATGATCTTTGACACGCTTCTCACCTCCTCAACTGAGAAACATGTGACGGTGATTGAGACGGTCGCGGGACCAAGAGGGAACGGAGGCGACGCGCTCTATTCGATGCCGACCGAGTGCGAAGTCTGCTACATCGCTTCGGGGAGCATCGAGTTCCTTCTCGACGGCGAAGTGCTTTCACTCGGTTCTGGGGACGCGCTTACCTTCAATGGAACAACGCCGCACACTTGGCGCAACGTCTCTGAGACCGAAGACGTTCGACTTCTCTGGATCCTCGCTCCTGCCTTACCGAACCCATGGATCACAGGGGCAATTGCCGGACCCAGAGACCAGTGA
- a CDS encoding zinc-binding dehydrogenase, which yields MAISLDSSRLELALDMGATETITITSAAKVRTTLRYHYPGGFDVVFDAIGAIDTISLDIDLLGLIGPQVVVRLSSSGSVLAILALYLAMSNQRILESNYGSFDSRNRHSTHHLTSTKWSHRGWSTDHVVRRLWTLKVGWRTLQIVERYANCL from the coding sequence GTGGCAATCAGCCTCGACTCGTCCCGACTCGAACTTGCATTAGACATGGGAGCGACTGAAACGATAACGATCACCTCTGCTGCCAAAGTGCGAACAACACTGCGTTACCATTACCCTGGTGGTTTTGACGTAGTCTTTGATGCCATCGGCGCCATCGACACGATATCTCTGGACATTGACCTCCTTGGATTGATAGGTCCCCAAGTTGTCGTGAGGCTGAGTTCATCAGGCTCCGTTTTGGCGATTCTTGCGCTCTATCTTGCGATGAGTAATCAACGAATACTGGAGTCAAACTACGGGTCGTTTGACTCCAGAAACCGACATTCTACGCATCATCTCACTAGTACAAAATGGTCCCATCGAGGTTGGAGCACTGATCACGTCGTGAGGCGCTTGTGGACGCTGAAGGTGGGCTGGAGGACCTTGCAAATAGTCGAACGTTATGCGAACTGCCTCTAG
- a CDS encoding nuclear transport factor 2 family protein, with protein MDISTEIAASADHVIEAFSRFDRRAYFDSFDPEATVAIYYSPNVMGIEEYQRLWDDWVNEGFEVLSCESSNRIIQEISNDVGLFVHDVHTEVSQAGEHKVLTERETIVLRKNQSGAWLVIHEHLSHPEL; from the coding sequence GTGGATATCAGTACCGAAATTGCCGCCTCAGCAGATCACGTGATCGAGGCATTCAGTCGGTTTGACCGAAGAGCCTATTTCGATAGCTTTGACCCTGAAGCGACCGTTGCCATTTACTACAGCCCAAACGTGATGGGGATCGAGGAGTATCAACGGCTTTGGGATGACTGGGTCAACGAAGGGTTTGAGGTCTTGAGTTGTGAATCGTCAAACCGTATAATTCAGGAGATCAGCAACGATGTCGGGCTCTTTGTACACGATGTGCACACGGAAGTTAGCCAGGCCGGCGAACACAAAGTGCTCACGGAACGAGAAACCATTGTCCTTCGCAAGAACCAGAGTGGCGCCTGGCTTGTCATTCATGAGCACCTGTCACATCCCGAGCTTTGA
- a CDS encoding pyridoxamine 5'-phosphate oxidase family protein produces MDDSTSHWTKLAVELDEHRNFWLATVNLDNTPHVAPIWGVVLEDRFLFYTSRVSRKARNIIRQPHVGLHLESAENVLIVYGNATDEGLPQHHPDVLTALEQKYDQPGDHDYLPSSDTSYDVLFSLNPTSALGWRLDDFEGSQIRWARKGNR; encoded by the coding sequence ATGGACGACTCAACAAGTCATTGGACGAAATTAGCGGTAGAACTAGACGAGCACCGCAACTTCTGGCTCGCCACGGTGAACTTAGACAATACGCCCCACGTTGCACCTATCTGGGGTGTGGTGCTAGAAGATCGGTTCCTATTCTACACGTCCCGAGTATCGCGAAAAGCGCGGAACATCATCCGTCAACCCCATGTCGGTCTCCATCTTGAGAGTGCCGAGAACGTTCTCATCGTCTACGGAAACGCCACTGATGAGGGTTTACCACAGCATCATCCCGACGTGCTGACTGCCCTCGAGCAAAAGTATGATCAGCCGGGCGATCACGACTACCTGCCCTCCTCGGATACCTCCTATGACGTGCTCTTCTCACTCAATCCCACCTCTGCACTAGGGTGGCGGCTGGATGACTTCGAGGGATCACAGATCCGTTGGGCGCGAAAAGGCAACCGCTAA
- a CDS encoding ABC transporter substrate-binding protein, giving the protein MKRTGTRTTVILGAALAGSMLLAACGSTSSAKPQSTTTKKGGIAYYAEAAGANPNYILPLTSGAEFSIANLAQFQILMYRPLYFFGQGDKAEINYNLSIGNAPVYSNNDKTVTITLKKYQWSDGQPVTSNDVIFWMNLLKANKVDWGAYVPGDFPDNVVSYSAPNASTVVFHLNQSYSPTWFTYNELSQITPLPLAWDTTSLSTPLPNPSTTSIADMTTARAQAVYKFLNAQAQDLSTYASSPIWSVVDGPWKLASFSSAGHAVFVPNTKYSGPVKPSLSEFVELPFTSDSAEFNVLRAGNNAVTYGYLPNSDASQKSYVESIGYNVEPWTEFGFSYWNMNFNNPTCGPVFKQLYIRQALQHLVDQPAWITSFLHGDAVPNYSPVPVTPSNPFADAASRTDHYPYSTSAAKNLLTSHGWKMVNGVMTCESPGSSATECGAGISKGLALNLNLEYYSGSNSLTEEMTAYASAAKQAGINVILSSANGNTVFADEAPCTPTQPSCKWEMILAGTWEYSPDNYPTGGELFASGAGSNYGNYQSSEANALIAATHTSSDPQAALDAYQNFMAKELPDIYRPLPDAAISLISNKLGGVTQNPYLDITPEDWYFKG; this is encoded by the coding sequence ATGAAACGAACGGGTACGAGAACCACTGTGATCTTGGGCGCCGCTTTAGCTGGATCGATGCTCCTGGCAGCCTGCGGATCAACGTCATCGGCTAAGCCACAGTCGACCACGACCAAGAAAGGCGGTATTGCCTACTACGCAGAGGCCGCCGGAGCCAACCCGAACTACATTCTCCCACTCACATCAGGTGCGGAATTTTCGATCGCCAACCTCGCGCAGTTTCAGATCCTTATGTACCGGCCGCTGTACTTCTTTGGGCAAGGGGACAAGGCCGAGATCAACTACAACCTTTCGATCGGGAACGCACCGGTCTACTCCAACAACGACAAAACGGTCACGATTACCTTGAAGAAGTACCAATGGTCCGATGGTCAACCTGTAACATCGAACGATGTCATCTTTTGGATGAACCTCCTCAAGGCCAATAAAGTCGATTGGGGGGCCTACGTCCCTGGGGACTTTCCTGACAATGTCGTCTCCTACTCTGCGCCAAACGCATCAACGGTGGTCTTTCACTTGAACCAGTCCTACAGCCCGACCTGGTTTACCTATAACGAGCTCAGCCAGATCACCCCCCTTCCCCTTGCTTGGGACACCACGTCGCTCAGCACTCCATTGCCGAACCCATCTACCACGAGCATTGCGGATATGACTACCGCTAGAGCCCAGGCGGTCTATAAGTTCCTTAACGCACAGGCCCAGGATCTCTCCACCTACGCATCAAGCCCGATCTGGTCCGTGGTGGATGGCCCTTGGAAGCTCGCAAGTTTCTCCTCTGCAGGACATGCGGTCTTTGTCCCCAATACCAAGTACTCCGGGCCGGTCAAGCCGAGCCTGTCCGAGTTTGTCGAGTTGCCCTTTACCTCGGACTCGGCTGAGTTCAATGTTTTGCGCGCGGGCAATAATGCCGTTACCTATGGATACCTACCAAACTCCGATGCCAGTCAGAAGTCCTACGTGGAGTCGATCGGCTACAACGTGGAACCGTGGACCGAGTTTGGCTTCTCCTATTGGAACATGAACTTCAATAACCCCACCTGCGGACCAGTATTCAAACAACTCTATATCCGTCAGGCGCTGCAGCACCTTGTCGACCAACCTGCTTGGATCACAAGCTTCCTGCATGGCGACGCAGTCCCGAATTATTCGCCGGTCCCTGTCACACCGTCAAACCCCTTTGCTGATGCCGCATCGAGGACAGACCACTATCCCTACTCGACATCAGCGGCTAAGAACCTGCTGACCTCGCATGGCTGGAAGATGGTTAATGGAGTGATGACCTGCGAGAGCCCCGGGAGCTCAGCGACTGAGTGCGGTGCTGGGATCTCCAAGGGCCTCGCGCTCAACCTCAACCTCGAGTACTACTCTGGCAGCAACTCCCTGACGGAAGAGATGACCGCCTATGCTTCAGCGGCAAAGCAGGCAGGCATCAACGTGATCCTGTCTTCTGCAAACGGGAACACCGTTTTTGCTGACGAGGCTCCTTGCACTCCTACGCAACCGTCGTGTAAATGGGAGATGATTTTGGCGGGAACCTGGGAGTACAGCCCTGACAACTACCCGACGGGCGGTGAATTGTTTGCGAGTGGTGCTGGCTCCAACTACGGGAACTACCAGAGTTCCGAGGCGAACGCGTTGATCGCAGCAACGCACACCTCCTCTGATCCGCAAGCCGCGCTCGATGCGTATCAGAACTTTATGGCAAAGGAACTTCCAGACATCTATCGACCCTTACCTGACGCTGCTATCTCGCTCATTTCAAACAAGCTTGGTGGAGTCACTCAGAACCCCTATCTAGACATCACTCCCGAGGACTGGTACTTCAAGGGGTAA
- a CDS encoding tyrosine-type recombinase/integrase yields MSTRRTRGQGSIYRSDNQWRALLKWTGPDGRVITRSRRCRTKAEAESVLAQFRGVRDAGVTENASTTVSGLLDRWLAIHEGDIAGSTQAQYQWATNHIKSRLGHVRIERLTPTHVDTFVDQLSAAGLSPRSRRLIRVVLSQACKAAVGWRLIASNPCDHARPIKLERKEQKSLSVEEARQLLSAARDDRLGVLWLLLLALGLRRGEALALRWSDVDLTSKTLTISRARVKSGSKVIEGPTKTARSTRTIPLPAFLIEALDHHRDSQQREYDYLIELGFTPARDYLFTSVTGTPLDPDNTSKAFQAFAIKAGLGRRHVHELRHAAASLMLAAGTPLPEVSRVLGHSSTRVTDEVYAHLGHEALRGAVDRLAGVLEPTQGQARPTPQ; encoded by the coding sequence ATGAGTACCCGCCGAACCCGCGGCCAGGGAAGTATCTATCGTTCCGATAACCAGTGGCGTGCCCTCCTCAAGTGGACTGGTCCCGATGGTCGTGTCATCACCCGGTCAAGGCGATGTCGCACCAAGGCAGAGGCCGAGTCAGTCCTAGCCCAATTCCGTGGTGTCCGTGACGCTGGAGTGACGGAGAATGCCTCAACCACGGTCTCAGGGCTCCTAGACCGATGGCTAGCGATCCATGAGGGCGATATCGCAGGATCTACCCAGGCCCAATATCAGTGGGCTACGAACCATATCAAGTCCCGCCTTGGCCATGTTCGCATTGAACGTCTCACCCCCACCCACGTCGATACCTTTGTTGATCAACTGAGCGCAGCCGGCCTCTCACCCCGCTCTCGTCGACTCATTCGCGTCGTACTCTCCCAGGCCTGCAAGGCAGCCGTTGGCTGGCGATTGATTGCATCAAACCCCTGTGATCACGCACGCCCAATCAAACTCGAACGCAAGGAACAGAAATCTTTGAGCGTCGAGGAGGCTCGACAACTCCTCAGTGCCGCCAGAGACGATCGCCTCGGAGTCCTGTGGTTATTACTCCTTGCCCTGGGACTGAGACGTGGAGAGGCACTTGCGCTTCGCTGGAGTGATGTTGATCTCACCTCCAAGACCCTTACCATCTCACGAGCCCGTGTGAAGTCAGGCTCCAAGGTCATTGAAGGCCCCACCAAGACCGCACGATCGACCCGCACCATCCCGCTTCCAGCCTTCCTCATCGAAGCCTTAGACCACCACCGAGACTCCCAGCAGCGAGAATACGACTATCTCATTGAGCTTGGCTTTACTCCAGCCCGAGACTATCTCTTCACCTCAGTGACCGGAACCCCCTTAGATCCCGATAACACCTCGAAAGCCTTCCAAGCCTTTGCCATAAAGGCCGGCCTTGGTCGACGCCATGTGCACGAGCTCCGCCACGCCGCAGCCTCTCTGATGCTCGCCGCTGGAACACCGCTCCCCGAAGTCTCCCGAGTCCTTGGCCATAGCTCCACCCGAGTCACCGACGAGGTCTATGCCCACCTTGGTCATGAGGCACTCCGTGGAGCCGTAGATCGGCTGGCGGGAGTGTTGGAGCCAACCCAGGGCCAGGCTAGGCCAACGCCCCAGTAG
- the mobF gene encoding MobF family relaxase, giving the protein MLSIAKLSIGQGYRYLMDSIAVGDGGCEPGSALTRYYAESGTPPGRWKGAGLADLGDGVGIELGSEVSESQLWNLLGLIADPITGESVGQAIARPRSVVGEGVSSAGSGAKPVAGFDLTFSPPKSVSTLWALADEATKARIYGCHQRAIDLALAYAEGQVIHSRSGKNGVVQEDVRGVSAASFTHYDSRAGDPQLHDHVIVWNRVKSVSDGKWRTIDGAGLYSSVVALGVLHEGILADLLTEALGVAWEERVTPGGMRKSEIKGVPDSLMDCFSQRVQAIRTRRAELIGAFRESHGREATGIEILRLSQRANLETREEKVHRSLLEMSELWRERACDHLGFEPGELVLHVCDSNDLPVLCADDFGDEMLAESAGVILRCVGENHATFTRANVLAEVHRYLQGMRFVDPAERIDVGERLVVLTLERAVELSPPELHHTPAVLRRADGASRLRSLDRRRYTTRELLGAEARIFAAGDDLGGPFIAQGVIGLAEGGGLESGVSSVRLSSEQRRVIELIVSSGRAVDLLVGPAGTGKSTTMAGLRSLWERVYGPGSVLGIAPSATAAEVLGAELAIGAENSAKWLHELRQREAREQEVERLSALLPHLSLGSRERHGVERQVDVLRSELNRWQFRQGQLIILDEASLVGTLELDELITMVRDAGAKIVLVGDPAQLGSVGAGGMFGALVREREGDVPRLGEVRRFCENWEREASVKLRVGDASALDV; this is encoded by the coding sequence ATGCTCAGTATCGCGAAGCTCAGCATTGGCCAGGGGTATCGCTACCTGATGGACTCCATTGCTGTTGGGGATGGTGGGTGCGAACCTGGATCGGCTCTCACTCGTTATTACGCAGAATCTGGTACGCCACCTGGGAGGTGGAAGGGGGCTGGCTTAGCTGACTTGGGAGATGGAGTGGGGATCGAGTTGGGGTCAGAGGTGAGCGAGTCCCAGCTCTGGAATCTCCTTGGTCTCATCGCTGACCCCATCACAGGTGAGAGTGTTGGCCAGGCGATTGCGCGGCCAAGGTCTGTTGTTGGGGAGGGTGTGAGCTCTGCTGGTTCTGGCGCCAAGCCCGTCGCTGGATTTGATCTCACGTTCTCACCACCAAAGTCGGTCTCAACGCTTTGGGCCTTGGCTGATGAGGCGACCAAAGCGAGGATCTATGGGTGTCACCAGAGGGCGATTGATCTGGCTCTTGCCTACGCTGAGGGCCAGGTCATTCACTCACGATCTGGGAAGAATGGCGTGGTCCAAGAAGACGTCCGTGGGGTGTCGGCGGCAAGCTTTACCCACTATGACTCACGTGCTGGGGATCCCCAACTTCATGATCACGTCATCGTCTGGAATCGAGTGAAGTCAGTCTCAGATGGGAAGTGGAGAACGATTGATGGGGCTGGGCTGTACTCCTCGGTAGTCGCCCTTGGGGTCCTACATGAGGGGATCCTGGCTGATCTCTTGACGGAGGCACTTGGAGTTGCATGGGAGGAACGAGTGACTCCCGGTGGCATGAGAAAGTCTGAGATCAAGGGGGTACCGGATTCTCTGATGGATTGCTTCTCACAACGAGTACAGGCAATTAGGACCCGTAGAGCAGAGCTCATCGGAGCGTTTCGGGAGAGCCACGGAAGAGAGGCGACGGGGATCGAGATCCTTCGACTCTCTCAGCGGGCCAATCTGGAGACAAGAGAGGAAAAGGTTCACCGCTCCCTTTTGGAGATGAGTGAGCTGTGGCGTGAGCGGGCATGCGACCATCTCGGGTTTGAACCAGGTGAGTTGGTTCTACATGTTTGTGACTCCAATGACCTACCGGTGCTTTGCGCTGATGATTTTGGGGATGAGATGTTGGCTGAGAGCGCGGGGGTAATCCTCCGCTGTGTTGGGGAGAATCATGCAACCTTTACCCGCGCCAATGTCCTAGCCGAGGTTCACCGTTATCTCCAAGGGATGCGTTTTGTCGATCCAGCCGAGCGCATCGATGTCGGTGAACGCCTTGTTGTTTTGACCCTTGAGCGTGCCGTCGAGCTCTCTCCTCCTGAGCTTCATCACACCCCAGCAGTGCTTCGTCGAGCCGATGGCGCCTCGCGTCTTCGAAGCCTCGATCGACGTCGCTATACCACGCGAGAACTCCTTGGGGCTGAGGCTCGGATCTTTGCGGCAGGTGACGATCTTGGGGGGCCGTTCATCGCTCAGGGTGTCATTGGATTGGCGGAAGGGGGAGGTTTAGAGTCAGGTGTTTCCAGTGTTCGTTTGAGCTCAGAACAACGACGGGTGATTGAGTTGATCGTCTCATCTGGAAGAGCAGTTGATCTCTTGGTTGGTCCCGCCGGTACTGGTAAGAGCACGACCATGGCAGGGCTTCGTTCCCTCTGGGAGCGCGTGTATGGTCCAGGTAGCGTTTTGGGAATCGCACCATCGGCAACGGCTGCTGAGGTACTGGGAGCTGAGCTCGCTATTGGTGCTGAGAATAGTGCCAAGTGGTTGCATGAATTGAGACAAAGGGAGGCGCGAGAGCAAGAGGTGGAGCGTTTGAGTGCCCTCCTCCCCCACCTGTCGTTGGGGAGTCGAGAACGTCATGGGGTTGAGAGACAGGTCGACGTACTCCGTAGTGAACTGAATCGCTGGCAGTTTCGCCAAGGGCAGTTGATCATCCTTGACGAGGCATCATTGGTTGGAACCTTGGAACTCGATGAACTCATCACGATGGTGAGAGATGCAGGGGCCAAGATCGTACTGGTTGGGGATCCAGCACAGCTTGGGAGTGTTGGGGCTGGCGGTATGTTTGGCGCACTGGTGCGAGAGCGCGAGGGTGATGTTCCAAGGTTGGGTGAGGTGCGACGCTTCTGCGAGAACTGGGAACGAGAAGCGAGCGTGAAGCTTAGAGTTGGGGATGCGAGCGCTCTTGATGTGTAG
- a CDS encoding carbon storage regulator: MLVITRKEGQRVRIGSDIVLTIVEVDGHSVRIGIEAPLNIHIERPVDDQPEAADEVLSG, encoded by the coding sequence ATGCTTGTTATCACGCGTAAGGAAGGTCAGCGGGTACGAATTGGCAGCGATATTGTGCTGACGATCGTCGAGGTGGACGGTCATTCGGTGCGCATTGGCATTGAAGCACCTTTGAACATTCACATTGAGAGGCCAGTTGATGATCAACCAGAAGCCGCGGACGAGGTCTTGAGCGGGTGA